In Pseudovibrio brasiliensis, one DNA window encodes the following:
- a CDS encoding alpha/beta fold hydrolase — MIEIPTLLDARMVQSARLKTRVLFSGPEDGVPIIFVHGNLSAATWFEETMLRLPNIFRAIAPDLRGYGGADAAALVDATRGTKDFSDDLAALMDELGVNAAHMVGHSLGGGVLWQFLADYPQCVLSLTQVSPSSPYGFGCSRADGTPCFADGAGSGAAAVNPEFVKLLMSQDTSTDSDFSPRNILNTFVWKPPFQPKRIADYMATVFAQHTGDKSYPGDVIPSANWPGVAPGNFGSINALAPNRQADPLGFCRIPVKPPVLWVHGADDLVVSDASMFDLGSLGKLSFLPSWPGEAVFPPQPMVTQTSNALDFYEQSGGTTERHTIPNCGHTAYIEKPKEFDQLLHPFLQKHASVAEAG, encoded by the coding sequence ATGATTGAGATTCCAACACTTCTGGACGCGCGAATGGTTCAATCAGCTCGGTTGAAAACACGGGTGCTGTTTTCTGGCCCTGAGGACGGCGTGCCGATCATCTTCGTTCACGGCAACCTTTCTGCCGCCACATGGTTTGAGGAGACCATGCTGCGCCTGCCGAACATCTTCCGTGCCATTGCACCAGACTTGCGCGGGTATGGTGGTGCCGACGCCGCTGCACTGGTGGACGCCACCCGTGGGACCAAGGATTTCTCGGATGATCTGGCCGCGCTAATGGATGAGCTGGGCGTGAACGCCGCACATATGGTTGGGCATTCCCTTGGCGGCGGTGTGCTCTGGCAATTCCTTGCTGATTACCCGCAGTGTGTGCTCTCCCTCACGCAGGTGAGCCCGTCTTCTCCCTACGGTTTCGGCTGCTCTCGTGCCGATGGAACGCCGTGCTTTGCAGATGGTGCAGGCAGTGGCGCGGCAGCGGTGAATCCGGAGTTCGTGAAGCTGCTGATGTCGCAGGATACCAGCACAGACAGCGACTTTTCTCCGCGCAACATCCTGAATACGTTTGTCTGGAAGCCACCCTTTCAGCCCAAGCGGATCGCCGACTACATGGCCACCGTTTTCGCTCAGCATACCGGCGACAAATCCTATCCGGGGGACGTGATCCCCTCCGCCAACTGGCCGGGCGTTGCGCCGGGCAACTTCGGCAGCATCAACGCACTCGCGCCCAATCGGCAGGCAGACCCGCTCGGTTTCTGCCGGATTCCGGTGAAACCACCCGTACTGTGGGTGCATGGAGCAGATGATCTGGTGGTCTCCGACGCCTCCATGTTTGACCTCGGCTCACTGGGCAAACTGAGCTTCCTACCCAGCTGGCCGGGAGAAGCCGTCTTCCCACCGCAGCCCATGGTCACCCAAACCTCCAACGCGCTCGATTTCTATGAGCAATCCGGCGGCACCACCGAGCGCCACACCATCCCCAACTGCGGCCACACCGCCTACATCGAAAAGCCCAAAGAGTTCGACCAACTCCTTCACCCCTTCCTCCAAAAACACGCGAGCGTTGCTGAGGCAGGGTGA
- a CDS encoding glutathione S-transferase family protein codes for MVLSLYTISGAPRGWRVLLGLAFKGLSADVIYLKASKKEHRQPKFTALNPRATVPVLTNDHGVLRDSIAILAWLDRAYPEKPLFGHSPEAAAEIWQLTMECCDYLREANRQLLVPVFAGDGSPQEEGSEAARQLNAAAELAHAECLYLEGILSDGRAYLCGDEPSAADAIAFPEVRLIQRAMETKPNLMASLGFGHPPDLYPFVAAWKARLNNDPRVEATMPTHWQAPQPAH; via the coding sequence ATGGTTTTATCATTGTACACGATCAGTGGAGCTCCTCGTGGCTGGCGGGTTTTATTGGGTCTCGCCTTTAAAGGACTTTCTGCTGACGTCATTTACTTAAAAGCCTCTAAAAAAGAACATAGACAGCCGAAGTTCACGGCGCTCAACCCACGCGCAACCGTGCCGGTGCTGACCAACGACCATGGTGTGCTGCGGGATTCCATCGCGATCCTTGCCTGGCTTGATCGCGCTTATCCTGAAAAGCCGCTGTTTGGTCACTCGCCAGAGGCGGCCGCTGAGATCTGGCAGTTGACCATGGAATGTTGCGACTACCTGCGGGAAGCCAACCGGCAACTGCTTGTGCCCGTGTTTGCCGGAGACGGGAGCCCGCAAGAGGAAGGCAGTGAGGCGGCGAGGCAGCTGAACGCTGCCGCTGAGCTCGCCCATGCAGAGTGTCTCTATCTGGAAGGCATCCTCTCCGATGGTAGGGCGTATCTGTGCGGTGATGAGCCAAGCGCAGCAGATGCCATCGCGTTTCCTGAAGTCAGGCTCATCCAGCGGGCCATGGAGACAAAGCCCAACCTGATGGCCTCACTCGGGTTCGGCCACCCGCCGGATCTCTACCCCTTTGTGGCGGCATGGAAAGCACGGCTGAACAACGACCCGCGTGTGGAGGCCACCATGCCAACCCATTGGCAGGCTCCACAACCAGCGCACTAA
- the cyaB gene encoding class IV adenylate cyclase, producing MTGTDLQTKGMLCDPGDHFVGAYEVERKYAVADLEVIRRQLEARGAVPFTLGNTEQDIFYDLADRRLAHNDQQHVLRIMRPSGRALWISKGPGPDKCVSMDLPEADQAHKMIVSLGFEEVERFEKSRDIYFLGKFHVTLDEVPGLGRFIELAIMTDDADKLAEYEQEIADLADTFSLSPEALQTQSYRAMQQALKDA from the coding sequence ATGACTGGAACTGATCTGCAAACCAAGGGTATGCTGTGTGATCCGGGCGATCACTTCGTCGGAGCCTATGAGGTAGAGCGCAAATATGCTGTTGCGGACCTTGAGGTAATCCGCAGACAGTTGGAAGCCCGCGGGGCGGTGCCCTTCACCCTTGGCAACACCGAACAGGATATTTTCTACGATCTTGCCGACAGACGCCTCGCTCACAATGATCAGCAACACGTGCTGCGTATCATGCGTCCCTCAGGCCGTGCGCTCTGGATCAGCAAGGGGCCGGGACCGGACAAATGCGTTTCCATGGATCTACCGGAGGCTGATCAGGCCCACAAGATGATCGTGTCTCTGGGTTTTGAAGAAGTCGAACGGTTTGAGAAGAGCCGCGACATCTACTTCCTCGGCAAGTTCCACGTAACCCTTGATGAAGTGCCCGGCCTTGGCCGCTTCATTGAGCTGGCGATCATGACGGACGATGCCGACAAGCTTGCTGAGTATGAGCAGGAGATCGCTGATCTGGCGGATACTTTCTCTCTTTCACCCGAAGCCCTACAAACCCAATCCTACCGCGCGATGCAGCAGGCTTTAAAAGACGCCTGA
- a CDS encoding DUF899 domain-containing protein has product MKPTLIASREDWLSARKALLEQEKELTRRKDEITRLRQSLPWVPLEKSYVFQSENGEVSLEDLFEGREQLIIYHFMFGPKWKAGCVSCSFWADGFNGLDPHLAARDIAFAVVSSAPMSMITPFKERMDWDFTWVSSNGTGFNRDFDVGFPEDMPADEPIIYNFRQLEKAPHDEMPGVSVFAKGEDGTIYHTYSAYSRGLDSTNAAYTFMDLTPMGRNEPTSGNPMAWVRHHDAY; this is encoded by the coding sequence ATGAAACCGACACTGATTGCATCACGAGAAGACTGGCTTTCTGCCCGCAAAGCCTTGCTGGAGCAGGAAAAAGAACTGACCCGCAGAAAAGATGAGATCACCCGCCTCCGCCAATCCCTGCCATGGGTGCCGCTGGAAAAATCCTATGTATTCCAGAGTGAGAATGGCGAGGTGTCCCTTGAGGATCTGTTTGAAGGGCGCGAGCAACTCATCATCTATCACTTCATGTTTGGCCCCAAATGGAAGGCGGGCTGCGTCAGTTGCTCGTTCTGGGCTGATGGCTTCAATGGCCTTGATCCGCATCTGGCCGCTCGGGATATCGCCTTCGCCGTTGTTTCCAGCGCGCCTATGTCCATGATCACGCCGTTCAAAGAGCGGATGGATTGGGACTTCACCTGGGTCTCCTCAAATGGCACAGGGTTCAACCGAGACTTCGACGTAGGCTTTCCTGAGGATATGCCCGCCGACGAGCCCATCATTTACAATTTCCGCCAGTTGGAGAAAGCGCCTCATGATGAAATGCCGGGTGTCAGCGTGTTCGCGAAAGGGGAGGATGGCACGATCTATCACACCTACTCCGCCTATAGCCGTGGTCTCGACAGCACCAATGCGGCGTACACCTTCATGGACCTGACACCGATGGGGCGCAATGAGCCAACCTCCGGCAACCCCATGGCGTGGGTCCGCCACCACGACGCCTACTAG
- a CDS encoding GFA family protein has translation MKQVTGSCLCGAVRVVASGEPDRVGACHCMDCRKHHGAVFHASAIYPEDAVSVEGETSSYQGRFFCPRCGSSVYSTSEGEVEVHLGILDEPNRMTPTYELWTIRRESWLPEFSVAKTYEKDRVEEE, from the coding sequence ATGAAGCAAGTGACGGGAAGTTGTTTGTGTGGGGCGGTTCGGGTTGTGGCGTCTGGGGAGCCGGACAGGGTTGGTGCCTGCCACTGCATGGACTGTCGCAAGCACCATGGAGCGGTGTTTCACGCCTCGGCGATTTATCCGGAAGATGCTGTGAGCGTTGAAGGTGAGACCAGCAGCTATCAGGGCCGCTTCTTCTGTCCACGCTGCGGCTCATCCGTCTATTCCACTAGTGAAGGCGAGGTGGAGGTTCATCTGGGCATTCTGGACGAGCCCAACCGGATGACCCCAACTTATGAGCTCTGGACCATCCGCCGCGAAAGCTGGTTGCCGGAATTTTCGGTCGCAAAGACCTATGAGAAGGATCGCGTTGAGGAGGAGTAA
- a CDS encoding helix-turn-helix transcriptional regulator, whose protein sequence is MRRAERLFRLVNEMRTRGVSRANELAEHLEVSVSTIYRDIAHLQASGMPIEGEAGVGYLLRPGFDLPNTTFTHDQIDALAVGLAFVENTGDPALASAAREVRAKIQAGLPAPEERKLADAPYYSLQSKNSAPADVGVLREAIRTQQVVEITYTNAGGSNSTRRLRPLVIWNLTDGWMFSAWCELRQDFRTFRFDRIAELTLTGEHFIADEDTSLTAFMEREGCEEQI, encoded by the coding sequence ATGCGGCGGGCTGAGAGACTTTTCCGGTTGGTGAACGAGATGCGCACCCGTGGTGTCAGCCGCGCTAATGAGCTTGCCGAGCATCTGGAAGTCAGCGTCAGCACCATCTATCGTGACATCGCCCATTTGCAGGCCTCCGGCATGCCTATTGAGGGGGAGGCCGGTGTTGGCTATCTGCTGAGGCCGGGGTTTGACCTGCCCAACACCACGTTTACCCATGACCAGATTGATGCGCTGGCTGTTGGCCTCGCCTTTGTTGAAAATACCGGCGATCCGGCCTTGGCGAGCGCAGCGCGAGAGGTTCGGGCGAAAATTCAGGCGGGTCTGCCAGCGCCGGAAGAACGCAAACTGGCCGATGCGCCCTATTACAGCCTGCAAAGCAAGAACAGCGCGCCAGCTGATGTTGGGGTGTTGCGTGAGGCGATCCGCACACAGCAAGTGGTTGAGATAACTTACACAAACGCAGGTGGAAGCAACTCGACCCGCCGTCTGCGCCCGCTGGTGATCTGGAACCTGACCGACGGCTGGATGTTCTCCGCCTGGTGCGAACTACGCCAGGACTTCCGCACCTTCCGCTTCGACCGCATCGCTGAGCTCACTCTTACGGGTGAACACTTCATCGCCGACGAAGACACCAGTCTGACAGCCTTCATGGAACGGGAAGGGTGCGAGGAGCAGATCTAG
- a CDS encoding RidA family protein has protein sequence MKRTAVNPWAWSLKLGYNQAEVIEGTKRQVVCAGQTSVDGEGNPQHPGDMRSQIALALDNLEAVLSAADMGLANITQLRIYATDVDEAMKHFDLLGARFGPVQAAPPMTLLGVTRLAIPPLMFEIEAAAAD, from the coding sequence ATGAAGAGAACTGCTGTAAATCCATGGGCGTGGTCGTTGAAGCTGGGGTACAATCAGGCGGAAGTGATTGAGGGCACCAAACGGCAGGTGGTCTGCGCAGGCCAGACCTCCGTCGATGGCGAGGGCAACCCGCAGCATCCCGGTGACATGCGCAGCCAGATTGCGCTTGCTCTGGATAATCTGGAGGCTGTTCTCAGCGCTGCGGATATGGGCCTTGCCAACATCACCCAGCTGCGGATTTACGCCACAGACGTGGATGAGGCCATGAAGCATTTTGATCTGCTCGGTGCCCGCTTTGGTCCGGTGCAGGCAGCACCTCCCATGACGCTGCTTGGCGTCACGCGGCTTGCCATTCCCCCGCTGATGTTTGAGATCGAAGCCGCCGCTGCGGATTGA
- a CDS encoding helix-turn-helix transcriptional regulator, whose product MLSYSISEEYLTRALEKDLPATFLPFVKQGEEEFSLLEFRPTPEMRRLVRSVISSPLVGSMRSLFIEGAVLQLIALKASFLSNQVSSSGNLNEYEVASVQRAYKLLMGSLSTPLSLSELAYKVNLGEKRLNSGFKRIFGGTVFEVYRNERLEIARKTIEQSDASLSKIAQHIGYRHYNNFISAFTRQFGVSPAKYRRHSRHSQKME is encoded by the coding sequence ATGCTCTCCTACTCCATTTCGGAGGAGTATCTGACGCGCGCGCTGGAGAAGGATCTTCCGGCGACTTTTTTGCCCTTTGTGAAACAGGGCGAGGAAGAATTTAGCTTGCTGGAGTTTCGCCCCACACCAGAGATGCGGCGGTTGGTACGCTCCGTCATCAGCAGTCCGTTGGTTGGGTCCATGCGCAGCCTTTTTATTGAAGGGGCGGTGCTGCAACTGATTGCGCTGAAGGCCAGTTTTCTCAGTAATCAGGTGTCCAGCAGTGGCAACCTGAATGAGTATGAGGTCGCCAGTGTGCAACGGGCCTACAAGCTGCTGATGGGCAGCCTCAGCACGCCGCTGTCTTTGAGTGAGCTGGCGTACAAGGTGAACCTTGGCGAAAAGCGTCTGAACAGCGGGTTCAAGCGGATATTTGGTGGCACCGTGTTTGAAGTCTATCGCAATGAGCGGCTGGAGATTGCGCGCAAAACCATTGAGCAGAGTGATGCCTCGCTCTCCAAAATCGCGCAGCACATCGGCTACCGCCATTACAACAACTTCATCAGCGCATTCACGCGTCAGTTTGGCGTGTCTCCTGCAAAATACCGAAGGCACTCGCGGCATAGCCAGAAAATGGAGTAG
- a CDS encoding alpha/beta hydrolase yields MLLLKKMMVWPMTALLVLVVAACGSVEDDYEVARFDRVGDELVMNGVISSSTPIDLRAALDENPKIKRIVMLDVPGSDDDYANLEAGRIVHERGLTTVIPSNGIIASGGTDFFLAGKKRVVVKGARIGVHSWSAEDYTALDLPKSDQEHDKYLKYYKSIGIDPLFYWYTLDAAPPEDVHWMTEAEMKRYKVGTQYTSAL; encoded by the coding sequence ATGCTGCTCTTGAAGAAGATGATGGTTTGGCCGATGACAGCGCTGCTTGTGCTGGTGGTTGCGGCGTGTGGGTCCGTGGAAGATGATTATGAGGTGGCGCGATTTGATCGCGTAGGCGATGAGCTGGTAATGAATGGGGTGATCAGTTCTTCGACACCGATTGACCTGCGGGCGGCTTTGGATGAGAACCCGAAGATCAAGCGCATCGTTATGCTGGACGTGCCGGGGTCTGATGATGACTATGCCAATCTGGAAGCGGGGCGTATTGTTCATGAGCGTGGACTGACAACGGTTATTCCATCAAACGGTATTATTGCGTCAGGCGGGACGGATTTCTTCCTGGCGGGCAAAAAGCGAGTTGTGGTGAAGGGCGCGCGCATTGGTGTGCATTCGTGGAGTGCTGAGGATTACACCGCATTGGATCTGCCCAAATCTGATCAGGAGCATGACAAGTACCTCAAATACTACAAGAGCATCGGCATTGATCCGTTGTTCTATTGGTACACGCTGGACGCTGCCCCACCAGAAGACGTGCATTGGATGACCGAAGCTGAGATGAAGCGCTACAAGGTCGGAACGCAGTATACATCTGCGCTGTAA
- a CDS encoding winged helix-turn-helix transcriptional regulator has product MTIAEKTTEPECQPTETEELCPMPDIAQLIGGKWKLIILQILIFKGTKRFNELGRMIDGVTQTMLTSQLRALERDGLVSRKIYAEVPPRVEYSATERAIALTDMFHAMHKWWVENGEQK; this is encoded by the coding sequence ATGACAATCGCAGAAAAAACGACTGAACCGGAATGCCAACCTACTGAAACTGAAGAGCTTTGCCCGATGCCGGATATCGCTCAGCTCATCGGCGGCAAGTGGAAACTGATTATCTTACAAATTTTGATTTTCAAGGGCACCAAGCGTTTCAACGAGCTGGGGCGGATGATTGACGGGGTAACCCAGACCATGCTGACCAGCCAGCTTCGTGCCTTAGAGCGGGACGGTTTGGTGTCACGGAAGATCTATGCCGAAGTGCCACCGCGCGTGGAGTATTCCGCAACCGAACGCGCCATTGCCCTGACGGACATGTTCCACGCCATGCACAAGTGGTGGGTGGAAAACGGAGAGCAGAAGTAA